DNA from Homo sapiens chromosome 1, GRCh38.p14 Primary Assembly:
AGCCATCAGAAGGACTTGAGGGGGCTCCTGGGGAGGTCGGGGGGAGGTGGAGCAGGAAGAGTTTTAGGGGCAAAGGACAGAACCCCTTGTAGGACTGGAGGCAAGATTGAATGTGGGAGAAAATCGGAGAGAAGCGATAGGAGTTAGAACATCTGGATGTGTCTGCAGCCTGCTGTCAGCCCAATTGGGCCAGGGGGTCCCAAAGACGCATATTCTCACCCCACCTCCACCTGCTTCCTGATCACATCCCAGTCACCAGCGGCAGCTTCCTGGATAGTGAGGGAGAACAACTGCAAGTTGAGAGAGGCAGAGGGGTGGAAGGGACCTGAAGCTGGCCTGGAGAAAAGCATAGGCCCAGGAGAGCCTGCCCTGGGACAGCGCCTGTCTCCCACACAGCAGCACTGGCCCAGCAAGGACCTCCTCCCTTGGCCCTGGCCACATCCCACTCCTGCCCTTTCATAAGCCCCCTGGGGAAAGCACTCCAGTCTTCTCTGTTCCAGGCTGGGCAGATAGGGTCCTATGGGGCACAGCCAGGGTCCTATGGGCATAGCCAGGGCCCTATGGGTCCTCTGGAAGCAAGAAAGGGGGCCATGGAAGCAGCCCAGACAGCTGGGGTTCACTCAGAGAGGACCCAAGTCCCAGTCCCTTCCTTTCAGTCAAAACACGGATATCTTTGCCTCAGGTCACAGGGCCACTGGGGCCCTGTCATCAAAGATGAGATTCCTGAAGCCTGGCATTGACTGGTCCCCTAAGAACAGATGTTGGGATGGAGAATGGGGATTCATTTGGGTTTCAGTAAAACAGGGGGGTCTGGACAAGAGCGGGTGGGCTACTTGGTAtccacacacacgcactcacacaggAGCCAACCCATTGCAGCTGAACAAGCAGAGAAACTCAGTCTGGAAAGGCCCCTCCTGCCTGCTGAAGTCACTGAGACCCTGCCACACCTCTCCTCGCCACTGTCACCACTCAGGGCACCACTGTACAGTGCAACAAGTCAGGAGACCTAGGTCCTACTCCTGACACTTGCTAATTAGCTCTATGACTCTGGGCAAATCGCatatctgggcctcagtttcctcatctgtaaaaatgacaGCAAACTcgtaatgctcaataaatgtttaaataacaaCTGAAGGAGGCCTGCCAGATGCCTCTTAAGGTGCCGTGCAGGTAAGAATTTTAGGATCAGAGAATCCTTAGGCAAGAAAATTCATGAAACTCCTGGGGCACTGGAGGAGGGGTGAAGctgaagggtgggagggaggagaccCCAGGGTAGGTACAGGCAGGTGAAGCGGGTATATGCAGGTGTAGTGGGTATATGCGGGTAGAGGGTATATGCAGGTACAGCGAGTACATGTGGGTGCAATGGCTCTGTGGACACACAGGCCCTCCCCTGACTGCCTGTTGTCCCAGCCTGAGTATCAGTTGTGTTCTGAGGCTTCTATTCTGCTGCTATGGGTCAGAAGGAACAACAATTTCAGCCCCAGGGCCTAGTGGGAGGAGTCAGgtccaagactagcctgaccaggAGAATGAGACGTGGGAAGAGTTGGGGAAAGTCTGGGAAGCTCAGAAAAGGCACTGCCCCTGGAGGCCCATGCCCTTTAACATGGGAGAAGCTGGTGCGGGGGTGACCACAGGCAGCTGGAACCTACCCTCCTTTTCTATGCTTCCCTCCCCAAGTAGGAGTCCAATCAGGAGTTGTCTCAGCCCCGACAGTTCAGGCTGCAGATGGAACCCAGGTGTCCCCTCCTGGGGTGGGTGGCATGGCCCATGGAGGCCAGATGGTGTTTGTGGTGGGAAGAGAGGCCTGGGTCATCCAGAATAGGTTGTCAATCCCCAACCACCTCCCTACTATGCACCCTGAGCGTTTTACAGTCTCATGGTAGGGAAGACACAGCCAAGCCTgctttttataaaacaagtttATTCACATTTTAGAAAAACTAATTCCAGGACAGGAAATGGCCTCCCTATAGGATCCCTAAGAGATCAAGAACAGAAGGCCAGAGGGAGGGGCTTGGGAGGGAaggagtggggaaggggaggcaCGTCTCCCATTCTGGGTAGTGGGAGGTCAAATAAATTAAAGGAAGAGTGGACAGAGGGAGAGGGTGTCCAGGCAACCAGAGGAGGGCTTGGAGCTGGGCCGGAAGACAGTCGACACCTGCAAGACCTGAAAAGGGTGCCCGGTGTGGGCTAAGGACAGAGAGCCCTGAGTGGGGCTCCCTCGCGGCCTCCACCCCTTAACAGGGCCCTGTGGATCTGAGCTGCCTACTCCTCCTCCAGGTGGGGCCTGGGAGGGAGCAGCTTGGTTCAGGACTTGGGGGTGGGAAGCCCAATGAAAACAAGGTTGGGGGGTTCTTTTCCCTCACCTGGGGAGTAAGGGATCACCGTTTTCGAAGCCTCTTCATGAAGCAGCAAGTGATGGTACCAAGGACAGTGGCACCAGTGACTAGGGCCACCCCTGTACCCACCAGCAGAGGCACAAATAGGGTGTCCAGGGCTGGGGGAGAGAGGATGACTGTTCAGAGAGGATGCCATCATCCTCCACCCATACACTTGCCTCTGCGCTTTCCCCATCAAGTTCTCTGAACCCACCTTCTCCATTCACAGACACCCCCATCCCTGCCCACAGCCTGCCCCCTCAGCATGCAAGTCAGCATCAACCACAGAGGACCCCGTGCAGGTGGGCACTGCAGGGCTGGAAGTTGGATTTTTTGAGACTTCATGTGACATAATGTGGAGGAGAGAGATAGTAGCAGGAGGGTCAGAAGATGGGAAGGGAAGGCCAGTGGCAGAGGCCAGGAGGAAGGCAGAGTGAGGAGGGTGGAGGGGGTGTCACTCACCATGCATGTAGGGGTAGACTGTAACAGGCCCTGAGCGGGCACTGCCCGCCTGGTACCAGCTGTAGTCGGCATGCTGCACCCAGGCGCTGGGGGCACAGTGGTACACGCCTTCATCCTCGGGCCCCAAGCTGTGTAGTCTCAGCCGATGGCTTCGGGGCCCCACCAGCTCTACGCTGACAGGGCCTCCTCCAGGCCGgactcccagctctgccacaccATCCTGGCCTACGCCACCCACCAGCTGGGCAGGGACAGAGCTGAGCTCTCCGTCCTCTGGTCGCTCCACCCACCAGCTGGCGGCCAGCCGCAGTCCTGGGGGGCCACCCCGCACAGAGATGTTGCACAGCAGGGAGGCAGTCTCCCCGCGGTACACTGTGCCTCCTGCTAGCCATGCCACAGCCTCCAGCACCACACCTGCAGAACAAAGGACATGGGGTCAGAGGGTGCAGGGCCAGGGAGCATGGGGTTAGGGCTGCCGCCAAGCACCGCCCCAGGAAACTCAGGGTATTCCCACAATCTTGGTAGAAGAGGAGCGTGAGGCTGTGGCCTGCAAACAGCTGACGGAGAGGGAGGGGTCatggaaacagaaggaaaaggggTTGACAATCCTCGAACCCCGTCCAGGGCCCAGCCCCCTCTCACCTTCCTCCCGCACATGTACAGGGAGAGGCCGGGAACGGGCACTGGCTGCTTCACGAAGCCGGGTCCCAGACCCTCGAACATAGGCTTTGGCGAGGCAGCGGTAGGTGCCCGCATCACCAGGCCTGGCAGCCTCTAGCCGTAGCCGGTATGTTCTGGATGCCACCTTCTCCATGGCAATGTGTCGGCCCTCATAGCCAGGGCCCAGGCTGCCCACACCCTCTGTGTCCAGCTGGGCTACCAGGCGGCCGGGCCCAGGTGCCCCCGCAGGTGCCATCTCCCAACCTACAGAGTATGCAGCATGACGGCCTGCTGGGGGAAGTGCCCCTGACACATTGCACAGCAGTTCCAAGGGCTCCCCTGGGCCGATCCGACGTTCACCAGGCCCCACTGTCACTGCCAGCTGGCTGGCTGAAACACAGGTAGGGGAAGAGGTGTCATGGAGGCAGGAGGGGACACAGAGGCACCCGATTCCCCAACTTCCTGTTTCCTACTTGACAGCAGCAACTTCAAAACCTCCTGTCTCCCCCTCACTAGGTATGACCATCTTTCTATTTAGGGGCTTGAATCTCACCCCTCAGCATGGGCCTCCTATCTCTATACCCAATTTCTGAGCAGAGAAAACCCATCAAGGGCCGGGGGAGAGAAATGCTAGCAAGGCTGCTCACTCTGTGGAAGATGAGTTCCTTGGAGTCAGATGATGGCTATCTGGTACCCCCTGTGGCCACAGTGCCCACCAGGATACTGTCCCTCCCAGCTCCCACAGTGGGATGTATAAGTGGCACTTACACAGCGTCTGCACATCCACGTGGGCCAGGACGgcccttttctctgcaatctggGCCCAGCTGCCATCAGGATCCTGAATCCACTCAGCGGCAGTGCAGTGGTAGGTGCCTGCGTCCCCTGCCTGGGCACCCCCTACTACCATGCGGTACCGATCGGTCCCTTCCTTGCCCAGACGAAGCTCCCCTGCAGCCAATCGCTCAGCATAGGGAGCTCCAGCCTCCACGGCCAAGTCTGACCGGATTCCCACCACTTCCTGCAGAGTTGACCGCCCAACTGGTGCCTCGGGCACAGATCGCCCAAAGGACACTGCCAGGTGTGTGTGCTTCTGTGTGCTTGTCCTCGCCAGGCAGCCCAGTGCCAGCTCCTGCCCCTCATGCACCGTCATGCGTGGGGGTGAGGTTGGGGCCTGGCGGCCTCGGGGCCCTGGGGGGGCAGCAGACACCTGGAGGACATCTGGAAGAACTGGAGAGAACAGCTGGAGTGAGGGAGGGCTGGGAGCTGGCAGCCCTTGTTACTGTTTCCTGTGTATAGCCTATCTCCCTAAATAAACTGTGAGCTCCCAGAGGGCAAAGATCGCATGTTGTATTATTTCTTCTGTAACTCAGTGGTGCCAAGGGCAGTACTGGGCACAGCACAGgcgctcaataaatacttgtagaaTTTCATAGAACCAGCCCATCGCCTACTCACCCTTATGTTTGAGACTGACCTCTGTTTGAAATACTGAGAAAAGCGGCTCTTTCTTCTCAGAAGACAAAGAAACTTAAGAGAGTGAGAATGTCACATGGTCTAACTCCTTCCCTAACTCTACTCTCTTTCCCAGATCTGGGTCCTGTACTGTCCAGGAGTAGAGGCTATTCAACCCAACAGTCTTCTTCGTTCTTGGGAATGGAAAGTGGACTGGACAACTTAAGGACATTTCTTCTCCCAGGAGGGGTCTTAATATGATAAGATGAGCACTGGCCTGGGTGAGGAACTCTGGGTTTGAGTCCCACATCAGCCACTGAGTTATTGGGTGACTTTgtgcaaatcacttaacctctttggGCCTCAAGTTCCTTGGCTACAAAACCTAAGGGGCAACTAGATAGGTCACTTGTGGCCTTGACTTTCTGCCTTGAGAGGGTGTGTGGCTCCACCCCGTCCCAGGGCCCAGTACCTCTCAGCTCCACCTTGCCGCTGTAGCTGCCCAGGTAGCGGGTATCAGTGGAGGGGGTGTGGCACTCATAAATGCCGGCATCCTGGGCCTGCAGGCGGGCAATCTTGAGCACCACGGCATCACCTTGTAGGCGCTGCACCTGCACCTCACCCGCCACCACTCGGGACTTGAAGACAGCATAGGAGAACTGGGTATCCTTGGTACTGACAATGCCCAGTGCAGTATCTGGGGCCTCGGGCCTATACAGGAACCACTCGAAGTTCTGCTGGGCAGGGCCCTCATAGCCGGTCACATTGCAGGAGATGGAGACAGCTGTGCCAGCCACGCGGTACAAGGGCCCCTCGGGGACCAGCACCTCCCGGGCCCAGCATCCCATTCCTGTAGGGAAAGGCAGAAGGAGTTGGAGATGCCTGGTTCCTCATTCCATGCCCTCTGCCGCCACAAGCACCATTCTTGATCTCTGCCTACAAAAGGAAAGGAGACCTGGGAAAGCTTGTCCACAGCTTGGACCCTGTTCTGAGAATAGGAAAGGGATGCTGTGATATAAGACACCTGGATCTCAAGGAGGTGGCATGGGCCCAGGATTGCCTTGGCATCCAGATGCATCCCATTTCTGGCGGACTAGAAGCAGAGCACCTGAAGGCAGAAAGGAGTACATCTGATTCCTGACCTAACCAGGCCTTGGTTCCAACTGAACCTTGATCTGTCCCTGCCACTCACCCACCTCCATGTCTGCCATTCCTTCCTCAGCACCTGGCAAGGGGAGCCTTCTGGCTAGGGGACTCTGAGACTACATGTCCCTCTCCTTTGCTTGAGGGGAGCTGGCAGTCTTGCTCAGAAGTGCTAGTTGGCTCAGCTGTGTCACCTGGGCGAGACAATGGAGCCAGTGACCCTAGCTGGAAAGGGCACAGGCCCAGTCAGTTCTCACCACACAATGCCCTCCCCTCTCCAGCTGCGCCATGAGCTCACTGCTTCTCTCACCCCACAGGGCTGCCCAGGCAGCTGGGGCTTCTGGGGCAAGATCCAGGCTCTGCCCTGGCCATTGGGGGCAGAAGATCCCCTCCTCCAGTGCCTGCCAACCTTCCGGGCTAGCCCAGCAGATACAGAAGGTGCCTGCCCCAGTTCCTTAACAAAAGCCTTCATTTGCACATGGTATgcattcatttacatatatgGCTCTCTTTCTGTAGGGAGGCACTAAATCCCCAGCTGCCCCTTCTCATCTCTCTCCCTTCAGAAAGGCCAAACCTCTCTTCTTCACCCTACTCCACCCCTATGCCCAACCCTACCCCAGCAGATACTCCTGGCAGACTTAGAGGGCTTagctcctcccttctttccttccatagCTCCCACTAGATAAGATCACAGAACCTCAATGTAAAGAGGGCTAGgccacccctccccacctctcccaattttacagatgagaaaggtAAGGCAGGAAAAGTATAATatgttagccaagatcatgctgtcCCTAGATGGCTTCCACACACTCCTCCAGAGGGGCAAAACCAGAGAGGAAGATGGGGAAACTCCAAGGCCAGGCCTGAAGGGACTGACCTCACCAACCAGAGTGTCACTTTTAGGCCTCCCAGGGGGATACCATGGACTTTCTGCAGGAGCTAGAGGAAAATGCCCAGGAGTCTGTGGTCAAACTCTACCCTCCAGCTTCTCTAGAACGGCTCCTCTGAACTTCCCCACCCCTGCTTCTGGGCTCCTAGCCCCTTCCTTCATCCTCTGGCTGGGTCACAGGGAGAACTCATGGTCTGTTGTTAAGGGCACAGCTGCCAGTCAGGAAGTGGGATTCCAGCACCATCCCCATgcccagctgtgtggcctgggaTCCAGTCTCTTTCTgtcctaggcctcagtttccacactgGAGGAGAACTAAGAGCTCCAGCTCTGACCATGTGTGAGTGCGTATGTGACTCAGGAGAGCCCTGCCCCAGGCCAGGCAAGTTTCATAATCAGAGTGACGGTGGAGACAGCCAAGCTGACACCTTCCCTGACTGCCTCAGGGCAGACTGCTCAGAAGGCCCCCTCCCATTTTCCTGGCTCCACAACTGCTGATGCTTGGAGATGCCCATGGGAAAGTCACCTCCACAGCCTTAGGAAATCAGTTGCCACAcagctctctctcccctcctctgtaTCAGTCGCAGCAAGGAAAGGGACAGCAAAGAGGCCTGCTTTGGAATCAGATCTGTGTTCAAATCCTAGCCCCAACACTCACTAAATGTGCTCTctggggcaagttacttcattttcctcatttgtgaaatgaatgtaAGTGCCCACAGGCAGTGGGTGCTCAGACCTCTGCGTGCTCCTTTTTCAAACACAGGCCAGCACTtccccacctccctgggctcctCCCTGCTCCATGCTGCCCACTGGGGAAAACACACCAAGTGCTAGGCAACCCAGGCCCCACAGCGCCTTCCTCTCTGTACATCCTCCTGCCACCTGCCCAGGGACCAGGGAGAGGACTCATCCTAACCCTGCAGGGCCCAGGGACCTGCAGCAGGGGAAGGCTTTGCTTGGTGCCACTGTGGAGCTCTGGTCTAGAAACAGGCAGCTGGGGCTACCTTCAGCCTCTGCCTTGACGACAGCAGCTCTGAAGtcaccatccccacccccacgcTTCACTCTCATTTCAAGGGCTTCAGCCTCATCAACATCTGTACTGGCAGTTTCACTGTCTCCATGCCATACTCTTCCCCAGACCACCTCCTACAGGGAGCCCTCCAGTTCAGGCCAAAAACAATTCCACTGTCATTATCCCCATGCATCCATGCAAGATTGGCCCAGAACACCCCACCATGAACACCCACCACAGCAGGCACAAGGTGCTTGGAGATCCCAGGATCAGTCTCCATGGAacctggtttctcctgaggcaaGGAAGCTGGAACTAAGCGGTGTGAAAACTGATGGGTGGCTGCAGAGCCAAGTGCCATTTGGGAGACAGGAAGAAGGGCAAAGAGGGACCCAACCCAGGGTGGAGATGGGGGTGAGAGAGGGAACTGCCCCCAGTTGATGAAGTGCGTGGAGCGCAACTGGGAGAGACTTACTTCAAAGATCGTGGGCAGAACTGGCCTCTGGGCCTCCAGCCAACTCTGGGGCAATTATGAAGCTGGGCAGGCACTGCCCTCGTAGGGCGGGCACCCAAGGCCAGGCCTGGAGCTGAGTGTGGGGCAGAAAGGAGTCGCAGCATTTGGTGCAGCGACCCCAGTACGTGGGTATGCTAGCTGAGATGTGTGGCCTGCCCCGGGAGGCCGAGCAGTGCCTGGGGCAGCACCTTAGTGGGTCCTCTCTACGCCCCAGTCCCTGGCTTAGAGCTGGGGAGCCTGCACTCTTCCCAAGACTGGCTCGGCGGACAGCCACAAAGCGCAGCTGGACGCCGACCCCGGGGAGGCTGGAGGTACCCCTGACGGAGGAGGATGTGAGGAGCCCCGAAATGCTAGGGGGGTGCTGGATGGCAGGCACCTGCCCGGCAGGGCCGGGAACCGGAACGGGGGCCTGGCTTACCTAGcattagcagcagcagcagcggcagcgaAGGCGGCAGCAGCGTGGGCCTGAGGGCGCCCATCCTGCGCGGCCAGCTCTGGGGAGGCTCCGGGGGATGGCGCGGGTTCTGGGGGGCCGGAAGGGTGGGGGGCGCATGCCCAGGTTGAGGGCAGGAAGCGGGGCAGCGAGGCGTGGGTGCGCCGAGCGAGCTGAACTGGAGCTGCCGAATCCCCTCCCTCCGCCCCTCCCGCTGCTTTCCCTCCAGCCCTCGGCAGTTCTGAAACCATTCTCGCCCCGGCCCGCCCCGGCACCGCCCCTTCCACCGCCCCGTCTAGGCCCGCCCCGCCCCGGACCCAGCCTTGgccctgcctgccccacccccgcCAGACTCCGGCCTTTGCTCCGCACctggccccggccccgccccgcccctcgaAACTCACCTTTGAGTCGCATCGAGTCccagccccgccccggccccgcccctccccgccccgccccgccaaGACTCCAGCCCTGGATCCGCCCCGGGCCTCGGCCCAGCCCCAGTTCCggcccctcccccgccccgccccaccaGGACTACAGTCGGACTCCAATCCTGGCTCCTCCCCgggccccggccccgccccagTCCCAAGCCGCACCCCTTCCCCGTCCCCGCAGGGCTAACGTCAGCCTCCAATCCTGGCTCCGCCCTGGACCCCGGCCTCGCCCCGCCCCTGGCCCTGGCTCCGCCCGAGGCCCCCGCAGGAGTGAGCTAACTGCACCTCTGCGCATCGAAATTCCCACCCACCCTCGCACAGAGCGCATTCCACCCCGCACCTGCCAGCCTTTCCTGGAGAGTTGGGTGCAGGGTCCCTGGGATTGGCGAGGTGACTGTGACCACGCATTTAGAATTCAGTTATTTGCTCTGAGCCATAGTCCTCGCTGCAAACCCTGCTGAAGTAGGGGTTGGCGGAAGCCAGGAGTTCCTGAATGCGAAGGGTTTGAGCTGAAGGGCGCTTCCAGGATCCAGAAGGTCACTGGAGACCTGTTTTTCACCCCCTCAGAGggcaaaaccaaaagaaaaatggattagGAGAGGGGGCCGTCCATGTGACGTCATTTCTGGGTTGGGTGATCCTAGCCCAGTTGTTTAACCTCCTTcaacttcagttttctcctctgcaaaTTGAATTGAGGTTGATCACATCACCCAAAGGGTTATTGTGATGATAGGTAATGTACATAAAGTGTTTGgcacaggaaactaacacaaaatGGGAGATAAGGattattttgttttaggttttgaattattatttgaaCTGCTTCCTAAGAGGCTTAGTTTAGACCTGGCATTTAGGTGAAGGAGTCTCTATGTTCAGTGACAGTGGGAAGAGATGAACATTGCTCTGTTCTAGGAAGAGTGGGGCTTGCCCTGGAGGTGGGAGAATGGAGGAGGCACCCTTCCCAGGTGCTCTGTCTCTTCCTGAACTGTAAAGATGGGAAgtgggcaggggcaggaaggATGAGACCAGAATGGGGAGAAGAGATGGCCAGGTTTGCAAAGCCAAGGCTGTCAGAGTGGCTGTCAGTGGGAGGTGACCCCAGAGCCCATTTACCACCCTCTACCCTCCAacatcctccctctcccctctcatCCCCCTTCCCTCCCACTCACTCACCCccctttacagaagaggaaactgaggcccagagagggtaagTGGCACAGGCCAGACCAGACCTTCCTTGACATGGTATTCCTCAAGCGTGGCACAGTGCCTGACTCTGAGAAGATGCTCACGGGGTTGCCAGTAGAAGCCACATTGAGGAACCCTGGAGAAaccagagaaactgaggccttgaAGGGAGATCAGAGGTCCAGCCCTCACTTCCCAGGACTGCCAGCACTGGCCCATGAACAGGGCAATAAGGTGCCTGTTTATTCCCACTTTGAAATATCCAGAAGGTTGCTCCAGAACCTCATCATCTAAATCCATCCACAGGCATATCGAGCTATGTGAAAACTGAAACTCATAGGGGAAGCTTTTGGAAGAATACGTCTCTCCCTTTATAATGGATTTAATTATCGAGTGGATTTAATGCCTTCATGATGCTTGAGGGATGAAAGATGTTACCAATTGTAATAATGATAGATGTCATTTATGAAATGCTTACACAAGAAGGCccttttggatattagtcctagTCCTTATAGCATATTTTGCAAGGTGGTGTCATTTAACAGAAGAGAAACTTGAGGTTAGGCAGGTTAAGTaccttgcccaaggccacacagttttTAAGTGGCTTAGGGGTGACTTCAGCCCAGGCTTGTCTGTCTGTCCCCAAAGCCCCAAATCTTCCTACACCTCACTGTCCCTCCTCCCAAGCCTCTCCACCCTGTAAactcagtcattcaacaaatattgattgggCCAGGCCTTGTACTGGGCACTGGAGATGCCATGGTAAACAAGGTGGGCCTGctcccctgccctcagggaacaTAGTTCTATATGTTAGGGATACATTTCATAAACAAGTCATAACCAACCCCCAGTATGAGTATGATGAGAGGGGTCTTCAGGGAGGTGAGGTATCCTCTCTTACCCTGTGGCCTGGGGCTGGGAAGGAGCTGGGGGCAGGTTGGCGTTGAGAACTGGGTTGGTGTCTCCCTCCAGAGGGGATAAGGCCCAAGGAGAGAACAGTGTCTTCAGCAGGCCCCTCTGGAACCCAGGCCCCTCTGGAACCCAGACTGCGGGTTCCAGAGGCGGCCAGCAGAGGGAGCCCACAGCCCAGGCCTGACGGACCCCTCAGCTGCTTATGTAACTGGGAAAGCTGGGGGAGGAGAACAAACCCCAGGCACGAGGCAcgtcacacacacagacacatgtccCCACTGTAATGGAGCGGGGATCAGACAGAAAGACGGCTCCCAGAAACACACCCCCACAGAGCCATGGGCAAACACACACAAGCTGCAAAACAGCGATGCATGGTGTAGATTGGAGGGCACTCATCTCATCCATTAAAAACACACACCTAGGCTGGTGCCCGAGGGTGGGGTgagcagagaaaggaggaaggaagcccTTCAGTGAGTTTCCAGGCCAGACTGAGACACGAAGGAGGAGGGAGCCTGGGTTTGCAGAGAGACCTGGCAGGTATGCAGTAGTGACCATGAGGGACCCTGATGCCCGGCTGGGCTGTGTTGTCACTGCCATCACCAGCTTCCCACCTGCCCTCCATGTACTACCCCAGGCATGGGCCTGCATCCGACACCCGTCCTGTTTCACATGAAACAGGTCTCATTTCACCTCAAGATGACATATACACAAGACACCAAGGTGACACTGAGGTGTCATGAGTATTGTTAAAGATAATTGAGACCCACGCTCTGCCCAAAAGCAGTTTATAATCCAGCTGAGATGTGACACACCACAGTCACAACCAAGCAGACAGCTCTCAGAGAGGAGCACGTTCAAAGACAGGACCATTCACATATGCTGACCTGTGTCAGGCACTAAATGTGATCTCATTTATCCTcatgtgctattattatccctgtgagaaaactgaggcatagaaaagttaagaaacttgtccaaggttaATGCATTAGTTACTGTCCACACAGGGATTCGAAATGGATCGCCTCACTGTGGAGCCTGTGCTTCTAACTCCTGTTATGTTGCTGCTTAAAGACAAACGTCACTAGGGACACAGTTAAATATGGGCTTAGCACACATGAGTATACACCAAGCTGTAGACACAGATACTGCCGTGGGGACAAAGTGACAAATACATCAAATACATAAGCACACATGCTCGTCAGACTGTCAGACATATAGAAATGGCACAAGCATACACATAGGACTcagctctctctcttttaaatgtGTATCAACCGTAGCTTTGTG
Protein-coding regions in this window:
- the IGSF8 gene encoding immunoglobulin superfamily member 8 isoform X1, which gives rise to MGALRPTLLPPSLPLLLLLMLGMGCWAREVLVPEGPLYRVAGTAVSISCNVTGYEGPAQQNFEWFLYRPEAPDTALGIVSTKDTQFSYAVFKSRVVAGEVQVQRLQGDAVVLKIARLQAQDAGIYECHTPSTDTRYLGSYSGKVELRVLPDVLQVSAAPPGPRGRQAPTSPPRMTVHEGQELALGCLARTSTQKHTHLAVSFGRSVPEAPVGRSTLQEVVGIRSDLAVEAGAPYAERLAAGELRLGKEGTDRYRMVVGGAQAGDAGTYHCTAAEWIQDPDGSWAQIAEKRAVLAHVDVQTLSSQLAVTVGPGERRIGPGEPLELLCNVSGALPPAGRHAAYSVGWEMAPAGAPGPGRLVAQLDTEGVGSLGPGYEGRHIAMEKVASRTYRLRLEAARPGDAGTYRCLAKAYVRGSGTRLREAASARSRPLPVHVREEGVVLEAVAWLAGGTVYRGETASLLCNISVRGGPPGLRLAASWWVERPEDGELSSVPAQLVGGVGQDGVAELGVRPGGGPVSVELVGPRSHRLRLHSLGPEDEGVYHCAPSAWVQHADYSWYQAGSARSGPVTVYPYMHALDTLFVPLLVGTGVALVTGATVLGTITCCFMKRLRKR
- the IGSF8 gene encoding immunoglobulin superfamily member 8 isoform X2 yields the protein MRLKGMGCWAREVLVPEGPLYRVAGTAVSISCNVTGYEGPAQQNFEWFLYRPEAPDTALGIVSTKDTQFSYAVFKSRVVAGEVQVQRLQGDAVVLKIARLQAQDAGIYECHTPSTDTRYLGSYSGKVELRVLPDVLQVSAAPPGPRGRQAPTSPPRMTVHEGQELALGCLARTSTQKHTHLAVSFGRSVPEAPVGRSTLQEVVGIRSDLAVEAGAPYAERLAAGELRLGKEGTDRYRMVVGGAQAGDAGTYHCTAAEWIQDPDGSWAQIAEKRAVLAHVDVQTLSSQLAVTVGPGERRIGPGEPLELLCNVSGALPPAGRHAAYSVGWEMAPAGAPGPGRLVAQLDTEGVGSLGPGYEGRHIAMEKVASRTYRLRLEAARPGDAGTYRCLAKAYVRGSGTRLREAASARSRPLPVHVREEGVVLEAVAWLAGGTVYRGETASLLCNISVRGGPPGLRLAASWWVERPEDGELSSVPAQLVGGVGQDGVAELGVRPGGGPVSVELVGPRSHRLRLHSLGPEDEGVYHCAPSAWVQHADYSWYQAGSARSGPVTVYPYMHALDTLFVPLLVGTGVALVTGATVLGTITCCFMKRLRKR
- the IGSF8 gene encoding immunoglobulin superfamily member 8 isoform X3 produces the protein MGCWAREVLVPEGPLYRVAGTAVSISCNVTGYEGPAQQNFEWFLYRPEAPDTALGIVSTKDTQFSYAVFKSRVVAGEVQVQRLQGDAVVLKIARLQAQDAGIYECHTPSTDTRYLGSYSGKVELRVLPDVLQVSAAPPGPRGRQAPTSPPRMTVHEGQELALGCLARTSTQKHTHLAVSFGRSVPEAPVGRSTLQEVVGIRSDLAVEAGAPYAERLAAGELRLGKEGTDRYRMVVGGAQAGDAGTYHCTAAEWIQDPDGSWAQIAEKRAVLAHVDVQTLSSQLAVTVGPGERRIGPGEPLELLCNVSGALPPAGRHAAYSVGWEMAPAGAPGPGRLVAQLDTEGVGSLGPGYEGRHIAMEKVASRTYRLRLEAARPGDAGTYRCLAKAYVRGSGTRLREAASARSRPLPVHVREEGVVLEAVAWLAGGTVYRGETASLLCNISVRGGPPGLRLAASWWVERPEDGELSSVPAQLVGGVGQDGVAELGVRPGGGPVSVELVGPRSHRLRLHSLGPEDEGVYHCAPSAWVQHADYSWYQAGSARSGPVTVYPYMHALDTLFVPLLVGTGVALVTGATVLGTITCCFMKRLRKR